From Xylocopa sonorina isolate GNS202 chromosome 2, iyXylSono1_principal, whole genome shotgun sequence, a single genomic window includes:
- the Pbp95 gene encoding proximal sequence element A Pbp95 — protein MMPMLNVLQARCPNQDFMECDIEHCSNMLNCNKQITSSLLNLKQHLTFALQKCERKLLTIERSLQRYMVGETKVLICNAGIPYFKDRHYFFASNNEDEILKEKRKELQLRNLPKVCSWTETERDKLLKAVREEVIAKASILCNQRIGCTRVNDIMFRLKGKREAGMDEFLSTNFLDNLLDSVQEKQLDWYKISSLHFEDIHSPLDCRVMWNVFLRPDINKLDWTRSEDGKLKQIAEKYKFQNWDRIVKELRTNRTAYQCFIRYNTKKKLPKIRNCSWNHEEDERLLKVIEIFQIGDFIPWGEVGSWMHNRTKQQAYFRWTYSLTPYLTKGRFTKTEDNILIDAVTKYGRNFRKISAILMPNRSTVQLHDRYQTLTINQTENLWTLEDDTKLLNLFRRIGPNWSVIAKQFAYKTRTQLRHRHTALKKYIARDVSLFQLHKHRFYNENKIAEQQHLIVEYIKDPLFRFKSNATDKTFEENDIDKQLIDYFHIKYKVEKFTHEWKWEREHGDGDDDDDDDDDDDDDDDDDDDDDDDDDDDDDDDDDDDDDDDDDGAEKLKRTTINLYNILRVLNANLYLPDKNDAVYMKLSNGDRQLSYSIREHIRSKSDEKRTSRVINNYQLRMFRTDQSNENENNSHFIPPLPFDSQIKFKKSNESRSIDYNLNVKNNFLLEAPTDFDTPNLVISYIGGNDQQLQFQKISNLFQVNRHENEHSLSSTNALLHRSTANTNDRTTNSHRFRFASFPAEINKDCDLPITYATRATLLSFKNLIYLKRLTEKYRKSEQYFIQSNMFQQAFGLLETRLEKLFKYPIGLSKIVLPEVYVIDTFSSNDANVSVSKRKTSEISNILEKHQAKKLRIVANQAIISRSIFTRAVENYATLPTPGYLPAL, from the exons GGTATACCTTACTTTAAAGATAGACATTATTTTTTTGCCTCCAATAACGAAGATGAGATATTAAAAGAAAAGCGGAAAGAATTGCAACTAAGGAACCTTCCTAAAGTTTGTTCGTGGACGGAAACTGAAAGAGATAAACTTTTGAAAGCGGTACGAGAGGAAGTCATAGCTAAGGCTTCGATATTGTGTAACCAAAGGATAGGATGTACAAGAGTAAATGACATAATGTTCAGATTAAAGGGGAAGAGGGAAGCGGGAATGGACGAGTTTTTATCTACAAATTTTCTAGACAATTTATTGGACTCGGTGCAAGAAAAACAATTGGATTGGTATAAAATATCGTCGCTTCATTTCGAAGATATACATTCTCCGCTTGATTGTCGCGTCATGTGGAATGTTTTCCTCCGACCTGACATCAATAAACTCGATTGGACAAGATCGGAAGACGGCAAACTGAAGCAAATAGCAGAGAAATACAAATTTCAAAACTGGGACAGAATCGTCAAAGAATTGCGTACGAATCGTACCGcgtatcaatgtttcattagatataatacaaaGAAGAAGCTACCTAAAATTCGAAATTGCAGTTGGAATCACGAGGAGGACGAAAGACTTTTGAAAGTAATTGAAATATTCCAAATCGGTGACTTTATTCCTTGGGGGGAGGTTGGTAGTTGGATGCACAATCGAACAAAACAGCAAGCTTATTTCCGATGGACGTATAGTTTGACTCCGTATTTAACGAAAGGTAGATTCACTAAAACCGAGGACAATATATTAATCGATGCTGTTACCAAATATGGTAGGAATTTCCGTAAAATATCGGCCATACTGATGCCTAATAGATCCACTGTTCAGCTTCATGACCGTTATCAAACATTAACCATCAATCAGACTGAAAATCTATGGACGCTCGAGGATGATACGAAATTATTGAATCTGTTTAGACGTATCGGTCCAAATTGGTCCGTGATAGCCAAACAATTTGCATACAagactagaactcaattgagaCACAGGCACACAGCTCTCAAGAAATACATCGCGAGGGATGTTTCCTTGTTTCAACTACACAAACATCGTTTTTACAATGAAAATAAAATCGCCGAACAACAACACCTGATAGTAGAATATATCAAGGATCCACTATTTAGATTTAAAAGTAACGCGACTGATAAAACCTTTGAAGAAAATGATATAGATAAACAGTTGATCGATTACTTTCATATAAAATATAAAGTCGAAAAATTTACCCACGAATGGAAATGGGAACGGGAACACGGGGAcggggacgacgacgacgacgacgacgacgacgacgacgacgacgacgacgacgacgacgacgacgacgacgacgacgacgacgacgacgacgacgacgacgacgacgacgacgacgacgacgacgacggagcAGAAAAACTGAAACGTACCACGATCAACTTGTACAATATTCTAAGAGTATTGAACGCCAATCTTTATTTACCCGATAAGAACGACGCCGTCTACATGAAATTAAGCAACGGGGACCGGCAACTTTCATATTCGATAAGAGAGCATATAAGATCGAAAAGCGACGAAAAACGGACCTCTCGAGTAATAAACAACTACCAGTTACGCATGTTTCGTACCGATCAATCGAACGAGAACGAGAACAACTCACATTTTATACCTCCGCTTCCGTTCGATTCGCAAATTAAGTTTAAAAAGTCAAACGAAAGCCGATCCATTGATTATAATTTAAATGTAAAGAATAATTTTTTACTGGAAGCACCTACAGATTTTGATACACCGAATCTCGTCATCTCGTACATCGGTGGCAATGATCAACAATTACAATTTCAAAAGATTAGTAATTTGTTTCAAGTTAATCGTCACGAAAACGAACATTCGCTGTCATCGACGAACGCGCTGTTACATCGATCTACCGCCAATACAAACGACAGAACTACTAATTCCCATAGATTTCGTTTTGCTTCTTTCCCCGCTGAAATAAATAAAGATTGCGATCTACCGATAACGTACGCCACTCGTGCGACTTTATTAAGTTTCAAAAATTTAATCTACTTGAAACGATTAACTGAAAAGTATAGAAAGTCTGAACAATATTTTATACAATCAAACATGTTCCAACAGGCGTTCGGTTTATTAGAAACACGTTTggaaaaattgtttaaatatcCGATAGGTCTGTCGAAAATTGTTCTGCCAGAAGTTTACGTAATAGATACATTTTCGTCCAATGACGCCAATGTATCGGTATCGAAGAGGAAAACTTCCGAGATATCGAATATATTGGAGAAACATCAAGCGAAGAAGTTACGGATAGTAGCAAATCAAGCGATC ATATCAAGATCTATATTTACACGTGCTGTAGAAAACTACGCTACCCTGCCTACTCCCGGCTACCTCCCGGCTCTCTAA